cattcataaaaatgcTTATCTATCAAATACTTCATACAAAATTGCCTTCCCTTACTCGTACTAAGCTCACAAGCCCATCTCCGCATAGCCATCTTGTCCGTTCCGTTTCACTCAAACATTTAAAGCATATTGAAAGATGTTAAGGATTATGTAACGCCCAAATCCCCGATCGATTAAACGCGACTCGTCCGCGCTCGAccccaaataatactttatacaatttattaattactcctatgcacataaaaatattaaaaacggaACGTTTTCATTAACTagacaatataataatgtgCGTAACGGATCGTAATCCCATAGACTCACCATTAGCTGTACAAAACGAATTAAGCGAATGATTTAGACAGCGAGAAAAGAAATTTCACCGTCTTTTCAACACACCTGCGATCGATAGCTTCAAGCGCAGGCTGGATGTGAACATCACCATAGTCTCTTGCCTACATCTTACGCCTTTTAAACCGAAGCCACCCAAAATTATCATGTCTGTCGTGACGAATCTCTTAACAATTAATAAGATGACTGTTTTAAATCTTTCGTGCACTTGGTGtaatatagtttttgcttttaaaatggCAATGTACATAAGTATTATTCGTATCATACATCTCAAAGCTCACATCCAGCCTGCGCCCTGCCACAAAATTTCACACCATTTCTTCATATAAATTCCATATACCCGAAAATGCAACTTACAATGAAACATACAGTTCTGCCGCAATGAATTTCAAAGGCGATTCAGTTATCAGTCCGTTATGAACCGATAATCAAATTGTAGAGCAAAAAGACATCCAAATGTACGACGCTCGTAACTCGGCCacgattttatttcttacaatattTCAACTTTAGTCTTACCATCTTAACAGCGAGAAttacttgaaaataattaactcGAGGGCAAATCACAATATCAAACTTTTAAACAATAACTTTAACATTCAAAACATCAACATGGAATGCGAGACGGCTcatgaaaatattatgcaaaatatatttgcgTAAACAAACGTTGCTATAACAAAACCAAATGCACTAAAATATGAGGTAGCGGCAACTTCATGAACCGTATTCCAGAATGAACGGGAGGCGAAACCAAACCCGTCGTAGAGACGCGCGCTGCGCAGCGGCTCCGGAGCGAGGCGGCGCGCTCGGTCGTCATTAATGTTACACCTTAATTATCTATACATTTGATGGTGGCCTCCGCGGAGCCgtaaaacttattacatttCATATATCATACATTATTGCGTGTTCCGTTTCACGCATCGACACTatacaaaaatcaaaaacatcCCACAACACTACTGTATCATAGAGCTAATAAATACAAGAATCAACTTACCCACTACAAATACCCATTTTGGCATGATGACTTGATGCGATGGCGGTATAAAGGATTCGTATTTTAGTTACAACCTCTTTTtataacattgaatttattaatataatttatatatctattatatatatgtataatgttaTGTGCTCTCTCTGAAACATCGCCCTAGCTACACGGAATTGTCGTCCAGCGCTGACAAACCATCTCTTTATTGACTACAGTGAACTCGAATCAAATTCTGCGAGTAACATCACACGGTTCTGTAACGCACCGCCTCCGTCTAACCTCATTcgattacataacattattgtttATAGTCTGTGCGCACGCGCAGTGCCGTGACGCTGCGGCACCGGCGTCCGGCGACCGGCCCGGCGTCCGACAGCCGCGCGGCCGTGCCAAGTCAcaactttattgttttatttgcatcTTTCACGCCTAAAGTGGTGTTATTAACAGTTAATATGAATGTCGATTGTGCAATGTGATCCATACAATACATATTCCTCGATGCATTAGGCCAGTCTCGAGTGTGAGTAGAATGAAGGTGGTTGAGCAAGCGAGAGCGGTCGCCGGGTGCCGGGCGCCGGACACGTGTCGGAGTGCTGGCTCGCGGTCACACAGTGAATCGTCGCCAACGCGCTCgtgtacaatttattatttacctaaGAACATACGACGACAATCTCGATGATAAATATTTGTGCAGTTATTGTGTTCCGCTGACATCGGAATATAATACACATTACGCTAATATGAGGGGTCGGCGTAAGCGGCCGGCGCTGTCGGCTGGCGCCCGTCTGTGCACCGGCGCGTACACTTAAACGATCACCTTAGAAAACGATAGGAagtcagttttacttataataatttcgcTATTTATTACCTAAGTCGCGTCGGCGCGCCTCGCACCGCGGGGCGAGAGGTCGCGCcgcattcaattttatatataagtctCTAATCGTTCACAGCGGATTGAGATCCGAGCCGAGCCGTTCACGCTGCAGCTCTGTCACTCACTCTGTGGGTATCCTCCGTGGCGCGGCGGCCGCGGAGGAGCGCGGTGTGTGCGCCGGGGGCGCGGGGGTCGGTGCGGCGCTCGAGGCTCGCAGCCGTCAGCGCGCGGCGATGCGGCACAGCGCGTGgcgcacggcggcggcggcggcgggcacGGCGGCGCCGCACAGGCCCGATCAGAGTCTGTCCTCTTCCTCCTCCTCCTCGCCCTCGTCTCCCGCCTCCTCGTTCTCCTCCCGGTAGCCCGGGTGTTCGCTGATGGCGTAGTAGTTGCCATTGTATATGACGCCGAGCTCTCTCAGCGCGTCGCCTCTGATCGTCGCCTTAATTGTCCAGTTGTAACAGTCGTCCGACTCTGATTCGCGGTCGAGCCGCTCCACGTCTAGGATCTTTGAGCTGAGCCGTTCCAGTATGATGCCGATGTCCTTTATGGTGAGGTGTCGCTTTTGGTCCACGCTCAGTTGGTCAATCAACAGCAAGAACTTCTCCGATGTGACCGCCTCGTCTTCAACGAGTGTGTTTTCTGTTTCACTCTCAGACGAGTCGCGATCACCTCGTCGAGCCGATTCTGCGTCTAGAAAGCGCACGTGGCCTTTCGGTCGGCCCTGTGGTGAGGCACGAGGCTGCGCGTCCTGTATGGGCGAGGTAGCGACGCTTTTGTGTACGGCGATCCGGCGTCCTTCCTCATGTAGCGCACAGCAATGGAAGTCGCACTCGTCTGGCGGTGGCCGTGCGTGTGGCGGGTGCGGCGCAGGcgaggcgggcgcggcgcggcacTCGGACGTATGCACGTGCACGCCGCCGGGCGTATGCTCGAGCGAGCCGGGCCCGCGCGACAgtcggcgcggcgcggggcCCGGCTCGTCGTGGTTCACAACAGTGATGTGTGGCGGCGGCGGCTGCGGCCGGTCCAGCGACGTCTGGATCACGAGCGAGGGCCGTCGATCCGGCTTGGCTTGCCGCGAGGGTGAGCGCGCGGCCGGCGACGCCGCGGGCCGCTGGTCCCAGTGCAGCACCACCGTGACGCGCCCCTTGTTGTCCATGATCTTCCATGAAGGCGTCTCATCGTGTAACTCGAGCGCGTGGATCGTCTCGCATACTATTTTGGGGATTGCTGATATTGCTGAAAATGGAATAGCATAGAGTCAAATAACGTTGATACGTGTAGGTGTGATATGGTAGATGTGTGCGCACTGACCGGCCTTGATGACGTCGACTCCTGTGGGATACCATCGCTCGCCCTGGCGCAGCAGCAGCAGTACGGTATTGGGTGGTAGCGTACGCCAGTACTCGCCGTCTTCGACCTGCGTGCCGTCACTCTCTAGCACCAGCCGCACCGGCTCACTCGCAGCTACTGACAACTTCTCCTTACCTGCCGTCAGAACACGCAGGTTAACAGGTTCCGTTACTAAGAATACTTATATTACATTCaagtagttttttgttttatcaacGACAACTCATTTGGGTAATTacttactaaaattttaatttaaaaatcaaagtagagaaaacaaatattattaagtatgtaGTAGTATGagtgttgatatattttttcaattactcAACACCGACATGGTGACCATGATCTATAAGACAATGCAGCTACCAACCGTAAgaatacatttaatttgtaCAATGAAACTGACCTA
This genomic window from Manduca sexta isolate Smith_Timp_Sample1 chromosome 17, JHU_Msex_v1.0, whole genome shotgun sequence contains:
- the LOC115451468 gene encoding uncharacterized protein LOC115451468 isoform X2; this translates as MAREEVRGKRPFKIWDSSRNVRKGLVVTSFEELIHRGKEKLSVAASEPVRLVLESDGTQVEDGEYWRTLPPNTVLLLLRQGERWYPTGVDVIKAAISAIPKIVCETIHALELHDETPSWKIMDNKGRVTVVLHWDQRPAASPAARSPSRQAKPDRRPSLVIQTSLDRPQPPPPHITVVNHDEPGPAPRRLSRGPGSLEHTPGGVHVHTSECRAAPASPAPHPPHARPPPDECDFHCCALHEEGRRIAVHKSVATSPIQDAQPRASPQGRPKGHVRFLDAESARRGDRDSSESETENTLVEDEAVTSEKFLLLIDQLSVDQKRHLTIKDIGIILERLSSKILDVERLDRESESDDCYNWTIKATIRGDALRELGVIYNGNYYAISEHPGYREENEEAGDEGEEEEEEDRL
- the LOC115451468 gene encoding uncharacterized protein LOC115451468 isoform X1; translated protein: MIVEIQEEVRGKRPFKIWDSSRNVRKGLVVTSFEELIHRGKEKLSVAASEPVRLVLESDGTQVEDGEYWRTLPPNTVLLLLRQGERWYPTGVDVIKAAISAIPKIVCETIHALELHDETPSWKIMDNKGRVTVVLHWDQRPAASPAARSPSRQAKPDRRPSLVIQTSLDRPQPPPPHITVVNHDEPGPAPRRLSRGPGSLEHTPGGVHVHTSECRAAPASPAPHPPHARPPPDECDFHCCALHEEGRRIAVHKSVATSPIQDAQPRASPQGRPKGHVRFLDAESARRGDRDSSESETENTLVEDEAVTSEKFLLLIDQLSVDQKRHLTIKDIGIILERLSSKILDVERLDRESESDDCYNWTIKATIRGDALRELGVIYNGNYYAISEHPGYREENEEAGDEGEEEEEEDRL